The Branchiostoma lanceolatum isolate klBraLanc5 chromosome 3, klBraLanc5.hap2, whole genome shotgun sequence DNA segment GCATGATAATCTTATAAGAAGTTTAAGACTCCAATATTTTTTTACCTAATACCTAGTCTTTGGCCTACTGCCATGATCGTTTAAGATGATCCAAATGTATAGTTCTCATCGAATGTATGACCGACGACACGACATCACGACATCACATCTTCGTGATCAAGAGTTAGGGTTGCTCATCACATCGTATCATGTCATCCTCCCAGCTCACAAACACATCATTGCACCAAATTGTACTAATGGCCAGTTTGAGTCATTTCGAGGTACTTTTGGCATTTAATgagcaacataaagaaaacagttgCGATGAGACGCGTATTGACGACAAACACCAGTATGATGTTAAAGAATGGTGACAACTGTGTCAATTTGAAAATGATAGAGGCCTCCAGGCATGTTGGACACAAACGTTTCTTTTAACTCAAACCAATGAGGCAGTTAGTTCTCCTATAACTCCTGAAAATCAATGAGCGTACATTGACAACCACCAAATCACCGTGTTCGCTGTTTTCAAGATCGGCCTCGTTGTATGGCTACTGAAGAGTTGTACTTGACGGATCAAGCTACGTGGAAGGGCATTAACTTTAATTACCCGCAATGTAAATATTACAGTATATTGAAAATCCAACTTGTCAAGATATAGcgaatactagtacttgagtAGTTCCTTGTTGCAATAACGTCGATCAATGTCCGTTGTCACACGTATGTCTCCTGTGTTTCTACCAAGTACTTGAAATTAGCTTTCGGgtatgaacttgcaaataaactttttgTCTATTGTAAATCAGAATTACTGAGGAATGACTCTCGCCTCTCCATTGCATATTTTTCCTCATTGTCACTCAATTGTACATTTTGAGGTTTAGAATATCAGGACTTTTCGACATGGAGTTTCAGAACACCAATGTGCCATAATGTTTTCGCCAATACTTCGGTaagttgcagactttgaaaatgaaattttgtgtTACGTCGCCGAATCTTGTTTGAGGCCAGTGGCCAGGGGGAAACTTTGCAAAATGATCACACTAATTACTGCCTAAAACTTTCAAGTCGATTAATTTCTAGCCGCTTCAAATCGATTTATCTCCAATCTCCAATCACACCTTAACGAGGTGAACAGTTGGAGACCTCGCACACTGATGAAGAGTGCCTCCCGGAACAGAGGACTTGTTTATCACCATTGCAGCTCTCCTGTAGCGGAGAATCGTGCCCATGAAAGACCTCTAGGTCTGATGTTTTGGCAACGGATGTTCCTCAACACCCCGTTCCACCAGCGCGGTGGCCTCGCTGCGACCGCCGTGCGATCAAgtaatttgacagagcgctcaaagAATGTCTCAGACGAAAGATAAATCTTTTTATGCCTtgcatattttgttgtcttttacatttcGCATTATTCCAATTAATAGTATGAAGTCTAGGGTTACAAAAATCCAACTTATTACGTTGCAGCGaggtcgtagcgaggtcgctGTCTAGTGAAATAGGTTGAAGTAAATGCACAATTGTCTCGAAAGAAGCCCAGAGGCTGCCACGTAATCCAATGAACGCGGTGTAGATCATCAGAGGAGATGTGTGGAGATACATTTACCGCTCGGTACAAGTAATTTCAGGATGAAGACTTGGCGGCACCATCAACGCACGAGTCCGGCGTATGCATGTGATGCCACACTTGATCCCAGCAGTGCAGCACATTACTTTCATCCTATGCAGGCTATCATTACACGCGAGCGCAGGGTTggcgtgtgtttgtgaacagtatGACTCGACAagtcgtggatggatctttatgatacaaggacttggtatgttggtaggtggcGACAAAAGGAAGAAACTATTATAATTTGGCCCCCCTGGCGGTTTTCCATGGTACAGCAGCAGGACCTAAGTTCTTGAGATCTCGTGATCTAAACATGCTAGGGTCTTGATTTTGGGGTGACCGTCGTAGATAACTCTAATGCTCGGAAAGACGTGACATAAGTTTGGGttcctttggaactgcagcggcATTTCAGCTGCAcactttgaaacaggataaaTCAAGAAGGGATGAAATAATGTTTGTGATTTTGACCTGCCGGTAACTTTGATGAAGACCAACGTAATTGTAATGAATTTTGTAAATTTgggctttatttgcataattgacgagGAAAGTTTGTATCTAAATGGTGCTAAATGACAAGACATCATTTATTTAATTAATGAGGGGACTCTGCAATATGCTAATCATGCTAATTAGAGACTTCTTTGCATATATCTAATGAGCAAAGGCTGCTCAAACACATTGGTAAATGATAGAGATTCCCTATGTATAACATATGCAcattactagtatgtaaatGTCGACATTGTAAACAATATGTCATGAAAATTCCCGGTAGGTGATTGCCATGGTTAACAGATAACATTGCAATGGGACAAAATcacttggcgaaggtatgaggtcgtggaaatcTAGCtttatttgatttcatttaATTTGATTCAATTATTGAAAACATTGATACCCAAACAAGGTCGCAAACAATCGGGAATGATCATACCAGTGAATAGAATAAATGCGCCATGGTCTCTACCGTACAATTTGAAACCCCACATCTAGGACAGCTAATGTATCTGTTTCCGCTACTCTATCTCTGTCTGGTTCGACCAGTACGAAACTGTTCCATTAAGCCTGATCGCCAGTAGAGGACGATGTGACTAAGAGCGCACCTAGCGGTGCTTGACCAAAGCACACCATATATCACTCGGCTAGCCGTGGTTTCcaaaattgtaattttctgcTTCATGGGTACATATTTGTAATCTTATCCTTTCAATGGACAAAAATGTCGGAACGACTCTGCTTACCAGGAAACGCATGAGGTGGCCTAGGAGGAGAAACCTGGGAAAAAAACTCGTAGACGTCCTGTAACGTTTATGATTAGTCCAGTATCATTGAAGGATAGCTAAGTCCAGGTGGGACACCGTAGTTCTATTGCTCTCCATCCTGTATATAATTAGTCCAGTATCATTGAATGATAGCTAAGTCCAGGTGGGACACCGTGGTTATATTTCTCTCCATCCTGTATATAATTAGTCCAGTATCATTGAAGGATAGCTAAGTCCAGGTGGGACACCGTGGTTCTATTGCTCTCCATCCTGTATATAATATTAGTCCAGTATCATTGAATGATAGCTAAGTCCAGGTGGGACACCGTGGCTCTATTGCTCTCCATCCTGTATATAATTAGCCCACTATCATTGAATGTTAGCTTAGTCCAGGTGGGACACCGTGGTTCTATTGCTCTCCATCCTGTATATAATTAGTCCAGTATCATTGAATATTAGCTTAGTCCAGGTGGGACACCGTGGTTCTATTGCACTCCATCATGCATATGATATTAGTCCAGTACCATTGAATATTAGCTTAGTCCAGGTGGGACACCGTGGTTCTATTGCTCTCCATCCTGTATATAATATTAGTCCAGTATCATTGAATATTAGCTTAGTCCAGGTGGGACACCGTGGTTCTATTGCTCTCCATCCTGTATATAATATTAGTCCAGTATCATTGAATATTAGCTTAGTCCAGGTGGGACGCCATGGTTCTATTGCTCTCCATCATGCATATGATATTAGTCCAGTACCATTGAATGTTAGCTAAGTCCAGGTGGGACACCATGGCTCTATTTctctttatgcaaatgtatgcaAATTATAGAAAGGTCGTGGCCTTTTCATTGGTCCTTTGGACGCCAGCCTTCGTCCCTGAACTTGAGAAGTTTGACACAGTCGAGAGGTGACATGTTGAGGTCGGTCCGCATCATGCCCTTGTCCAGGTCCATCAGCAGATCACCGTCCACCATGTTCTCTTCAAATGTCGCGATGTACCTGGGGGAAGATGGACATGGACGTTATTGATATGACTCAGTTGTCAGAATACCGGACTGGTCAGATACTCAGATTAGAGATTCTTAAATGACTTCCAATTATCAGCTGACTCATATGAGTTCAGCTGAGGGGGCATATTGTAGACAGTGTGGGGTACAACACAAGTGAATATTGAAAATTGAAGGCCACCACAAAATGCCGTCCGCTTTCTGCTACTATACTCCATCTTTGGAGtgatttctgtttttgtttgtaccGACGGGAAAAGAGGACGGGAGTAGGGTGTCTGTGATTAACGTACTTATCAAGCTTTAAGAGACGGAGGCAGTCCGACATCTGTGCGATGTTAAGAGTCCTCATGTCATTCGGGATGTCACTGAACGTTTCAATGAAGACCCCCAGTTGTTCTCCAGTGGCACTGGAGCGCCCTCCAGCGGTAGTTCTGGGATGAGCTGCTCCTTGTTCTGGGTCTGTATTGGTAAGGTTGCCTTTTGTTGTTGGCGTAACGGCGGGTTCGTCCTTCGGTGTAGATTTGTTTGTGACAGCAGGGGAGGCAAAGACTACGGCCGTGGGTACCCCTCCTGTCGGTGTAGGGGGCAACACCTTTCTGGACGGGACAACTGTAGTAGTGGGAAGTGAGAAACCTGTTATCACTTATGCCCTAGAACGatacaagaaataaagaaacgAACCATATATCAGCAATTGTGGCATCTTTGTTGGCCATTTCGTCGATTATGTTTAACACGCTATGATCTTTGCAACCAAGTTAGTCCATAATATGTGAATTTTACAATCTACAAACGAGCTTGTGTGCGGGTTAAGCCACGGAAATGTTACCACTTGAATATGATCTTTCATCACAATGAAAAGACTGACCGATCCATGCAGATCGGTTCGAACCAGGCTCGATCGGACAAAATTCAAAGCCGTACTTACAGTAACCGAGGAATCCAGGTCCAAAGTACATGTACGCACCTTTATCGGCTGGTGGCGTCACAGGTGCGGACACTGTTCCCGGCACGTTCCCTGTTTGGTGTGTGCTGGCTGCTGCGTCCTGGACCGCTCCCTGCTCACCCTCCATGTACAGTCCCTGGTAGCACGTCTCACTCGAGTCAAACATCAGGGTCTGGTAGGAGTCCGCCGATGGTTTCTCTACGGCAGGCTGCTGTTGGACTACTGATCTTCTGTCCTGCTGTGGTTTGCCTGTTAGTAGTGGACATTACCGACCGGGAGCATTAGAATACAGTTAGATCCATTCACATGCATTCACATTTCCATAATATAGACAAAACTTCGATTATGAAACATATCTTCCTTTACATTTTCACCATTGCAAAACAGCAAGAAGAACTCTGAGAGTAACATTTGAAttataattcttgtagtaaCTTAATGTACGTATACATTTATTTgtaaactattcttttgttgtgacctataCTTAACATAgtgggtatgtacatgtacatgtgtatgcgcAATACAAggcttcattcattcataaaatgATTGGTTATTCAAGTGCATGcaagaaatgtatttttacCTTGCAATGATTGAGGTGTCAATCCAGGCAGTGGGATTCCAGCCGGCCTTCTTAGGGACTTCGGTTTGAATGGTACAGGTGGAGGATTCTTCTTCTTATCCTTatccttcttctttttctttttctcatcAGGGGCCGGAGGAAGCGGTGCGTACGTCTTCCCGATATGGAGAACCTCAGACGACATGGGATCTTTCACTGCATAGACTTTAAGGATGCGGCTGGGCTCTATCTCATCGTAGATGTTGTTATGTTCTTCCACTGATGTCTTCGTGTACAGAGAAACGTCTGTACATCAGATGTAAATATGAAAAATTTAAATGCAAGAAATACACTAAATGATACATGCACTATCAGAACTCAGCATTATTGATACTGGTTATAAATTGATCTAGAAGTCACTTAAAACGTTTTTTGAGTGTACCTTCATTCCCGACGATGTCATCGAATCTGACTGTGTTTGCGGTGATGTCGGAGAGAGTCTGACACAGGCGGGTCCAGTCACTGTCACCGCCCCGCAGAAGCCCTTCAGCCACTGCGACACGCAGGCTCAGGTACATGGGGATCAGGAGGACGGTCTCTACTAACTTGTCTATGGGGGAAAAGACGGGAAGATATGTGATAGATGTTGACAGGTTTGAGACTCTGAATACAGCACCATGAGTCAGGGACAAGGTCGATTAGACTCCATGCCGTTCTCCAGTTTCTGGATGGCTGGCGGTTTTCTATGGCTTTTTTGCTGTTCTGCAATCTTTCCTGATCTGCCACACGTCTTATGTGGCCAAGCTTAATCGCGGTACGCCAACCTTCAAACCCCCCAGAAGGTATGCACAGGAGGCTACCCTATATGCAGCCATCTGAAAGCGTTGAAAGAAGGGCAATATATAGAAGGTGCAGTTAACACATGTTAAAGTTGGTAGTGTCAGTAGTCTTACTGCCTGTGTATGAGTTCCCCTGCAGGTATGTCTCCTCGTACGTCTCCAGTAGAGTCAGCTCCCCGAACATCTGCACGCCGTGTCGGTCCGCACTCCTCAGGCCGATCTCACGGGAGAACTGGGCCCTCAGGGGCAGCGTGTACGTCTGCAGGATGTGGACTATGTCTTGGCCGATTTCTAAGGAACGACACCGCGAAGGGAGGTAAATCGTATCCATTGATATGTCAACGATGATGAATTAAGTATAAAGTCGAAGATTAATATGATGAAATAACTAGTCCTCTTTATTGGATCACCATtagtgatttcattttttatCTAAACGTCAGGGTAGATTAGAAAGAGATCGGACCCCTGCTTACTTTTCATTACGATCTCCTCAATTAATCCGTCGAAGTCCTTCAAACTATCAACAGGTTATTGCTGAATTAGCTACTTACTAACGACTAGTATCTCTCACCTTCATTACCGCTGCCGGATATGACGTCAAACAGAGCCACGCCCTTCCGGTCGGCAGGGATGCTGAGACGGCGGCCGTGCCTGTCCTCTGCGATCACCCTGAGCTGCCTGACCTGTCTGTGGATCCGGACGATCTGTAGGTGTCATAAATAGTACGTCATTCAGGCACAAAATTCTCCCGCGGGAACAGATCATTATATGGACCACGGGGATGGGAAAGATGGAGAAACTGCACAAGGAGACGAtcgaaaataaaacattgagACCCAAAATGTTAGGACAGAGGAAAAGAGGAGTACCGACGGAAGGAAAGTAATCCGCTGACACAAATATTTCCAAACAaaagttacttcatctgaccctgttatcggatttgttactagtagtagttcGATTCACTTCATTAAAGAATTACTCATCgaattacacgttgttgatgatAATTATACAGTAATAACAGACTGATTCCATTTACAAGCTTGGAATCGGGGCTTCACTGTGCCTTCGAAGCTTCCTTTAAGTTGGTGACAAGGTGCAATTACTACATCTCGCATATGATTGTAGAACACATTTGCACGGATTTTTTACCATtattacatgtgcaaatgccttttacGGCTTCTAGGACGTTTTGAGGATagaactgacagacgtttgcgatatattttcatattaatgatatgttgaccattgccaaagggtacaaaaaattcatgttttttatttcgaaatcaggcgaaaatcaatgcacgcgctgtggtcatccataagatttacttgcttgTGGCCTAATACAAAATGTTTAGTAAGATATTCATGATTGGGGCATTTATAGCTGTATCATCTCTATAACCACACCTGACCAGCCGCTAGTGACTCCACTTCCGTGTTCCCATAATGCCCTTCCGTCACCTTCACTATCTTGGGCAAGGTGAAACTGTCCCGGAACTCCTTCAGGGTGTAGGTGAGCTGACCCCACCGGAAGTCGTTGTCAGCCATGTTGATTATAGCACTAGATGGATTTATAAGGTACCGATGTCAGAGCAAAATAAAGTCAATTCTAAGCCACCGCAAGGGATTTTAGATACTATCTATAATCATTTAACCAATTTGAATAAGATAAAATCTAAGTATCAACATCTTTCAATTCATTTATGTATGTTGGGATCTTTTTTAAAGTAACTGTAGAATCTCTATATTTAGAATAATTCCAAACATCTATGTGACCCCTTCACTGTTAAAACATGTTCCAaccttttagaaatatttgtaacattttccaaATGgtatctccccccccccccacacacacacaaaagtagGTAACGTAGCGCTAACAATTATCGTCCGCTTTgttcaaaacgtcatttatcttaacttgacaacaaaacacgatatttgacatccgttttcagtttacAATTCCCCTCCAAGAGACCTTTCTAATGAGCCCAAGTTTTGCCGATTTGAAGACActttcaaaaaagctagggttagggttgggcttagcccttaagaactttaaacactcaTAACTCGACAACACGTTAGAACGCATTGTGAAATCATGTTCCAACATCTTAAAAACTAAATATAGATAACGTATTCGATGAGAAACATTTCTAACATGTCAGAACACTGTTGGAAATATTTAGAACGTCAAATAAATGTTAGAAATCCTTCTATAAACAGTTATATCTCAGTCAGATTGTTACAGAGGTTTCAAAATTAAATATTAGAACAAGAACTCAACAAACACCCACGCGGTAATGCGGAATTGACTCTAGTgtgttattgttttttcttcaaaaagaaAACTCTATAAGGTTGGCGAGTGActcgtctctaccagactaaagCCGGCTATAGGGATATTGAATTAGGGATAATAATTTCCAGGGGAGATTGGCAACCACAGTGCTTGACCGGCCGCGCAAGTGTTAACTTTCCAGCGGACTGACTGGGTGAATACTGACTGAGGACTGTCGTCAAGGTGCTATTATTTGTCGAGCAAATGTTACTAATCATTAATCTGTACTGCCTGTATTGCCATTTCGATGAATGAACTGCTGTCAATGGACT contains these protein-coding regions:
- the LOC136431050 gene encoding uncharacterized protein, whose translation is MADNDFRWGQLTYTLKEFRDSFTLPKIVKVTEGHYGNTEVESLAAGQIVRIHRQVRQLRVIAEDRHGRRLSIPADRKGVALFDVISGSGNEEIGQDIVHILQTYTLPLRAQFSREIGLRSADRHGVQMFGELTLLETYEETYLQGNSYTGNKLVETVLLIPMYLSLRVAVAEGLLRGGDSDWTRLCQTLSDITANTVRFDDIVGNEDVSLYTKTSVEEHNNIYDEIEPSRILKVYAVKDPMSSEVLHIGKTYAPLPPAPDEKKKKKKDKDKKKNPPPVPFKPKSLRRPAGIPLPGLTPQSLQGKPQQDRRSVVQQQPAVEKPSADSYQTLMFDSSETCYQGLYMEGEQGAVQDAAASTHQTGNVPGTVSAPVTPPADKVVPSRKVLPPTPTGGVPTAVVFASPAVTNKSTPKDEPAVTPTTKGNLTNTDPEQGAAHPRTTAGGRSSATGEQLGVFIETFSDIPNDMRTLNIAQMSDCLRLLKLDKYIATFEENMVDGDLLMDLDKGMMRTDLNMSPLDCVKLLKFRDEGWRPKDQ